From a region of the Zingiber officinale cultivar Zhangliang chromosome 4B, Zo_v1.1, whole genome shotgun sequence genome:
- the LOC121976824 gene encoding calcium-dependent protein kinase 20-like — translation MGNCCATPAVLDSTSEVQRKKPNPYAINPNRESQHRPGLEVLKHPTGRDIKSRYDLGRELGRGEFGVTYLCTDRQTGEHFACKSISKKKLRTAIDIEDVRREVEIMKHLQEHPNIVKLKDTYEDSDAVHIVMELCEGGELFDRIVAKGHFTERAAAMVIKTIIEVVQNCHKQGVIHRDLKPENFLFGNKKENAPLKAIDFGLSIFFSPGQCFNEIVGSPYYMAPEVLKRKYGPEIDVWSAGVILYILLCGVPPFWAETEQGIAQAIIRSAIDFKREPWPKVSANAKDLVRRMLDPNPKTRLTAQQVLDHPWLQNANKAPNVNLGETVRARLQQFSVMNKFKKKALRVIAEHLSVEEIADIKEMFENMDINKKGQINFDELKYGLRKLGHQVADSDVKALLEAADTDGNGFLDYGEFVAVSIHLRKIGNDEHLQRAFGYFDKNKSGYIEIEELKSCLSDDLGLNHEEVINAIIRDVDTDKDGKISYEEFAAMMKAGTDWRKASRQYSRERFNSLSAKLMRDGSFLLKSEK, via the exons ATGGGTAATTGTTGCGCCACCCCCGCCGTTTTGGACAGCACTAGCGAGGTTCAGAGAAAGAAGCCGAACCCCTACGCGATTAATCCCAACCGAGAATCCCAACACAGGCCCGGCCTCGAAGTCCTCAAGCACCCCACCGGCCGCGACATCAAGAGCCGGTACGACCTCGGCCGAGAGCTTGGTCGTGGGGAGTTCGGCGTGACATACCTATGCACAGACAGGCAGACAGGGGAGCATTTCGCTTGCAAGTCCATCTCCAAGAAGAAGCTGCGGACTGCGATCGATATCGAGGACGTCCGGAGGGAGGTCGAGATCATGAAGCATTTGCAGGAGCACCCCAATATAGTGAAGCTCAAGGATACCTATGAGGATTCTGATGCAGTGCACATCGTCATGGAGCTCTGTGAAGGAGGCGAATTGTTTGATCGGATTGTTGCAAAGGGCCACTTCACCGAGCGGGCTGCTGCCATGGTCATCAAAACTATTATAGAAGTGGTTCAG AATTGCCACAAGCAAGGAGTGATTCACCGAGACCTCAAGCCTGAGAATTTCTTGTTTGGAAACAAAAAGGAAAATGCCCCTTTAAAAGCAATTGATTTCGGGTTGTCTATATTTTTTAGTCCAG GTCAATGCTTCAACGAGATAGTTGGCAGTCCTTACTACATGGCCCCGGAGGTCTTAAAACGGAAGTATGGCCCGGAAATTGATGTCTGGAGTGCAGGAGTGATACTTTACATTTTGCTTTGTGGTGTACCACCATTTTGGGCAG AAACGGAACAAGGCATTGCACAGGCAATCATTCGCAGTGCcattgattttaaaagagaaccaTGGCCTAAGGTTTCTGCTAATGCTAAAGACCTTGTGAGGCGGATGCTTGACCCAAATCCTAAGACACGTTTGACAGCTCAACAAGTGCTTG ATCATCCTTGGCTGCAGAATGCCAATAAGGCACCCAATGTAAATCTTGGTGAAACTGTTAGAGCAAGACTCCAGCAATTTTCGGTgatgaataaatttaaaaagaaagctCTTAGG GTGATAGCTGAACACTTGTCTGTGGAGGAGATTGCCGACATAAAGGAAATGTTTGAGAATATGGATATCAACAAAAAAGGGCAGATAAATTTTGATGAGTTAAAGTATGGTTTGCGCAAGCTCGGACACCAGGTTGCTGATTCAGATGTCAAAGCATTATTGGAAGCA GCTGATACTGATGGAAATGGTTTCCTGGACTACGGAGAGTTTGTTGCCGTCTCCATTCACCTCAGAAAGATTGGAAATGATGAGCACCTGCAGAGAGCTTTTGGATACTTTGATAAAAATAAGAGTGGATACATTGAAATTGAAGAGCTCAAAAGTTGCTTGTCGGATGACTTAGGTTTGAACCACGAAGAAGTCATCAACGCCATTATTCGTGATGTAGACACAGACAAG GATGGGAAAATAAGTTACGAAGAGTTTGCCGCGATGATGAAGGCAGGTACAGATTGGAGGAAAGCTTCACGGCAGTACTCAAGGGAGAGGTTCAACAGCCTAAGTGCAAAACTGATGAGAGATGGGTCTTTTCTTCTAAAAAGTGAGAAGTGA